CTGGGACAGGATAAAGGAGTTCCTCAGGCTCATGAGCGACGCCCAGACGAGGACGGTAATAAGGCTCACGCTCGTCAAGGGGGAGAACATGCACAACCCGGAGGGCTACGCCAAGCTCATAAAGCTCGCCAACCCGATGTTCGTCGAGGCAAAAGCCTACATGTTCGTCGGCTTCTCCAGGCAGAGGCTCACGATAAACAACATGCCGAGGCACGAGGAGATAAAGGCCTTCGCGGAGGAGCTGGTCAAGCACCTTCCGGGGTACCACATCGAAGATGAATACGAGCCGAGCAGGGTCGTCCTCATCATGAGAGACGACGTCGATCCCCGCGGAAGAGGGTTGAACGGGCGGTTTATAGAGTAAACGGCTTTTTCATTTTTAATCACTCACTACAAAAAGTTTATTTATCTGGGTTACATTCTATTGTATTAGGTGAGGTAAGATGCGGAGCTTCGGAAAGGTTATCGTGTTACTGCTGTTTCTGCTCCTGGTTCCCTACTCCCAGGCGGCGGTCTTAGACGATGCCCATGAGTTTTTGTACAGTGGGGGAGAATCCCATGATCAGGTACCACTGAAGGCTCTTGCCTTGATGGCCTTAACATCTAGCCTTGGAAAAGTCCAGGATGAGCCTGATCTTGAGCTTGAGGTTGAGAAGTTAACTGCAGAATTAGTTGATCTTCAGAATCCCGATGGTGGTTGGGGTAGGTATAAAAATGAGGTAAGCTCTCCCCAAGACACTGCTATGGCCCTGATAGCTCTGGTTAGGGTGAGGAAGGCAGCTAAAGAATACCCAACTGTTACCCTGCCGGCCACTATACACTCGGCCATAGCCAAGGGCAGGACTTACCTTATGGAATCTTTTTCCTCCTATGGGTGGGGCTATACCAAGGCTTCCAAACCCGATTTCTATCCGACTGTTCTCTCAGTCTGGGCCTTGGGCGAAATGGGGTATAAATACAGGACAAGCTATCACGTAAAGAAGGCCGTAGATTATCTGGCCACCTTCAAGAACATCCCTCCGGACCACCTGGCTCTTCGCCTTATAGCCTATTACTACGTTGGTTACACGAATGTTTCCAATGACCTGGCAAGGTGTAAAGAACTCCTTGAGGGCTCATCTATAAACGCACGCCAGAGGGCAATGTTAACCTATGCTTTGCTTCTGTATAAGCCGGAATTTGACTTTGAAACTGTGAAGTTTTTGACCATTCTAGAAACAATGGGGGATAAAAACGGAACTTACGTCCTCACCAGCGATGAGAAGCCGTTTATGGGGTCTTCTACGCTGGTGGGTACTGCCTACGCGGTTATGGCCTTTGCCCTCCTTACAGACAAAAGGGTAGGTTCAGAAACGATCATCAACCCGGAGTATAAACTCTGCGATGAGCTCCTCTCCACCAGGTACCCGAATGGCGCTTGGCCGATGTACCCCGGTGGCGAGCCCAATGCCGAGGCTACTTACTATGCCCTCAGGGCAGTCTCCAAATGCGAGCACGTGCACTCTGAAGAACTAATCTCAGAGGGTGTTTCATGGGCTAAGTCTCACCTTCCCGTTGCCATGAAGTCTGCGGAGTTCTACAGGACAATAACTGGGGACTACTACTATACAGTCAAAATCCTGGCAGAATTTGGGAACCTCTCTGAAAGCGAACGGTCCGCCCTCGTTAGCTTCACCCTCTCAATTAGGGACAAGAGTGGCCTCTGGAGGGGTGCGCTGTTCATCCCACAGCCCTATGAGACGGCCCTCGCAGTTGACATACTCCAGACGTTGGGCTATAATGGAAAGGAAGTTTCCAATGCTAAAACCTGGCTCCTGAGCCTGAGCAGGGCTGGTTTTGGATTCTCCATCTCCTATCCAGTCCCCAAGATCGTTACAAAGACCGTACCCACGACTATTGCTGTTATAGAAGCGATATCCGAGCCCGATCTGGTCAAGCCACACCTGGAATGGCTACTGAGCCAGAGACTTCCGAACGGTGTCTGGGGGGTAATTGGTAAGTGGGTAGACATAAACGGAAATGTTAACTATGGTGAGCCATCAGTTGAGTGGACTGTTAGGGTTGTGGAGCTCCTCGCGAGGTTCGGTATAGACGTCGGCAATGACGCGGTCACTTGGGTCATAGACCAGGCGTTAAGTGGGAATCTACGCACGGTTGTTGATACTGCCCTCGCCTTGGAATTCATAAGCAATCTTAACCTAATTCCTCCAACGACCCTCTCTGAAGTCATTTTGAACATGACTCCCTCCGGTTGGGTGCTCAACTACGACGATTGCGAATTGGCCAAAGCGGTTATGGACTATCTTGGGCAGTATGGCTATGACCTTGCTCCAGTGGGGGAGATCGGCTACTTTGAGGACGGAAACCACCTGATACTGGTAAAGCTAGGGAAACTCGATGTTTCAAAGTACAACAGCGGAGTGTACGTTTCCTTCGAGAACGGGACTTTGAAGGTGAACGATAAGATTTACGACGTCTCACCGGTGGTCGTGATAGTTCCGGGTAGGACTATGAACGGCTATGTGCTGATAGTCATGTACTCGCCGGGTGCAGAGGACATAGTCCTGAACATATTTAAGTACGGGATGTTCAGGTATCTCCACGGAGGCTACATTGTCCTATCTGGTCAGGACGTCAACCACAATGGCAAGATCGATGTCAAGGAGATAAAGGTTGTTGCAATGGGGTGAGGAAAGTTTGAAAGCCCTGATAATAGGTGTTGGCCAGTGCGGGACTAAGATAGCCGACCTGTTTGCACTTGTTGATTTCGATGCAGTGGCCCTAAACACATCAAGGGGGGACCTGGAGTACCTCAAACACATCCCCCAAGATAGGAGAATACTCATAGGAGAGAGTATCACCGGGGGCAAGGGCGTCAACGCCAACCCCCTGCTCGGAAGGGAGGCCATGAAACGTGACCTGCCCATGGTCATGAAGAAAATCGGGTCAATAGTCGGCTACGATGAGGTGGACATCTTTTTCTTAACTTTCGGCTTTGGTGGGGGCACTGGGGCTGGGGGAACCCCCGTTTTGGCCGAGGCGCTCAAAGAAGAGTACCCCGATTCTCTGGTTGTGGCAATAGGTGCGCTCCCACTGAAAGAAGAGGGAATCCGTCCAACGATAAACGCGGCGATAACGATAGACAAACTGTCCAAGATAGCCGACTCAATAATAGCCATTGACAACAACAAACTCAGGGACAGTGGCGATGACATAAGCAGGGCATACGAGAAAATAAACTACACCATCGTTGAGAGGATAGCCTCTCTGCTTGCTCTAGTTGATGTACCAGGCGAGCAAACTCTTGATGCGAGCGACCTGAAGTTCGTCCTCAAGGCCTTCGGCAGTTTTGCAACTGTCGGATACGCAAAGGCCGAGGCCTCAAAGGTCAAAAACCTATCGAGGCTCATACTCAAGTCCTTTGAAAGCGAAGGCCTCTACCTCGATGCCAACATTGAGTCTGCCCTTTACGGTCTTGTCGCGATTCACGGCCCATCCGAGGTACTCAGAGCGAACGATATCTTTGAGGCCCTGGATTATCTAACGTCCAAGATAAGGGGCAAACAGATATTCAGAGGCTTCTATCCCGACCCGAGGGAGAGGGATGTCGAAGTTGTCACGCTCCTCAGTGGCATATATGAGAGCAAGAGCATTGAAGAGATAGTTAGGATAGCGAAGGAGTACGCAAAGTCTTTTATGGAGGCAAAGAACGAGGCTGAAATGAAAAAACGGGAACTGCTCTCTGGGCTGCCCGATTTTGATGACCTCTACCCTTCAGTTTCCATGGAAGACAGTCCGGGGCTAGCTAAAATACTTGAGGACGTTGATAAGGACATTCCCCCAGTATCTAAGCTCAGGAGGGTGAACGAGTGAGTAATATGAAGGACTCTGTAGAGGCAGTCCTTGAGCTGGACGAGAGATCCGTCTACTCCCACATAGCCCACGAAAGTGCCGAGGACATAATTAGAATAATCTCTTCCATAGATGCGGAGAGGGCTAAACTTAGGGGAGAGGTTATATACTACGCCGATGACTGGGACGACTTAATTCGGCAGAGGATAGCTAAAGGAAAAAGGCACACTGCTTTCGACTTTTACAATCCTACCCTTTTGGATATATGGGAGGCGAAGGTGAAGGAGATAAAGAAACTAAAGCACATCGAGGCGGCTGCCTTTGGGATTTACGTAGCTACGTTAGCCTTTTCCGTAATTGCACTCTTTACATACGGGGTCCCAGTCCTGCCCATAGTTTTGGGGCTTGGTCCGATACTCTTATTTGCGAAGCAGAAAATTAAAGAGAGGATTGACTTAAGTTATTATGAGCTAACTCAGTTTTTTATAGACGAACTTTCCGAGCTAATTAACCGCTACAACCTTAACCCCGAAAACTACAAATTTAGAATATTCACCGCGGGATACTTTGGAATTGGGACTAAAAAAACTCCTTCTGGCGTATTCGCATACATACAGCATGATTCCGGATAAGAACAGTAATTGTTAAAAGGTTCTTCTAATAAATTATTAGACAGGTGGAGATAATGAAAGCCATTATGGCTCATAGGGGTCAACTGTCTCTGGAGTTTATGTTGATTGCGGGTGTTATGCTTATAATGTTAGCCTATAGTGTAAATACTGTGACGTTTAGTAGTGATTATCCTTCGTCAGAAACGCTGAAAGTCCAGGTTGCTTTGGAAGCGAAGAACGTTGCAAACCAGATCGCTGGCGTGATCAGTCAGGTGTACTCCCAAGGCCCCGGTTCAAAGGCCGCGATTTACGTGAAGACGTCGATTCTTGATGACCCCGACATGCTTCAGGACGCTTTTGGGTCTTCTAAGGTAAGTATATACCAGGTGGGGAACGTTGTTCGCGTGACTATAGGAGATACCCCCATTCTAGTGGGCGACAATAAAAACACATTCTCGGCCGTTACCCTTTACAACAGAACTTCAGCAGGAATCGTAGGGTTATCTTTCCCACAGGGGCTACCGGGAACCCTAAAGGTGGTAGTGGAGTGGAACCCCGATCAACCTGAATCGTGGGAGTTTAATAATACCACGAGGGTTCTCAGGATAAACATAAAACCCGGTGGTGGCCCATGAAGAAGGGCCAGCTGAGCATTGATTTCATGTTTGCAGTTGTTTTAGTGATGATAACTGTTCTCGACTTAGTCTATATTGCCAGTGGTGAACAGGCCCGCGCTGAAGACTTTGATGTGGCTGCTAAGGTGAAGGCGTTCACTATAGATGTTCGTGATACCGTGGTAAAAGTGTACTCCATGGGTGACGGTTACAAAGTAAGGAAGGAGGTACCCCTAAACCTTGGCCCCGGCGACTCGGTATCCGTTGTTCTTGATTCCGCCGACAATAAAATTAAAATCCTGGCCAGGGTGGGTGAAAAATCTTACTACTCTGAGCAAAGGGTTCCAGTTCCAGTCTATGAGAGCTCATCTGTTACGCTTAACTCCGTCAGCAGGGACTTCTGGATAGTGGCCGAATACAACAAGACGGAGGGGAAGACGTATGTCACCTTCTCCCCGTAGAGCCCAGGTTGCAATTGAATCTCTGTTTGTGCTGGCTATTGTGCTCACCGGGGTGGCAGTGGTAGTTGGGCCTTACCTATCCTCAAGTGAGGCTGTTTCGGCTGATGTCTACGTGAAAAACGCCGCCTCGGATGCGTGCGCCTATCTCAATATGGGTGTTCTCCTCAGTGATAGTCTACACCAGCCCCTTAATGAAATACTCCAGCTGTCAAACTACTCTCCAGGCACTTTTATGGTTGAGGGCATATCCTCAGAAGGGGAAAAGACTTTAACTGTTACCGTTGTGATGTCCCACAAAGGCTCTCTCCAGTTCTGGTATGGGAACGGGAAGTCTCAGGAAGACCTCGAGAACGCGTTTAAAGAGTACATCCTGCGCTACATCACTACTTCGAACCCACACATTCCCCGTGAGGGTGATGAGCTGGTCTTTGGGGAGACCCGGGTTAAAATAAATGTGTACGTGAGAGGGTGAGCGGGATGAGCAGGCGAGGTCAGGTGTTCTCGGTTGATGCTTTGGTGATGATCGTCATGTTAATCTTTGTCGTTGGCGCTATTACAGACACTTCCTCCGCCCTGAAGAGCGAGATAGCGGGGATGCTTGAGTGGTATGAGAGGGCAAACATAGCAGAGAACATGCTAGACGTTCTGACTAAAAATCCGGGGGAGCCAGAGGACTGGTATCTGCATCCGGCAGACGCTAGAGTAAGTGGCCTGAGGGACTCGAACATCTCCTATGCACTAGATTATGAAAAATTCATCGTCTTTAATTCCTCTAAGGAGCAGATTAAAGACAAACTCGTTGAGCTGGCTATGGGGAAGGACTTTAAGATAGTCAGCTTTATTTCGAACTTTAATGTGGACATCGTGGGAAGTTATCCCAAGGTGTACCTCGACAATGTAACGTTCAGCCGGAAAGGCGGGAATGTGAGGTTTGACATTCAGGGAAGCCCCAATGGGAACGACTTCTTCTCGATAGAGTCAATAGCGATAACCCGTGGGGGGCAGACTTACATTAATTCGAGTATCACAGCACTGGCGGACAACAGCCACCGAAAGATTCCCCTCGTTGGTGGAGATATCGTTGAGTTTGTCACGACATCCACAACCTACATAACAACGACTAAGGCCGATATACCCCCTGGACTCTGCAACAGTGCTCTCTCAACTAGCGGCACCTGTGTTATCGGTCCGCTTCCACCTAGAACCAAGTTTACTATCTACGTTAACCCCCATAGTAATTTCCAGATACAGATGAACGGACAGGACAACTGGCAGTCAATCAGGCTGACCGCGGGTCAGGGTCAGGTCATTGTCACAGTTTCTGCCCGTGACAGTCAGCTTCCTCAGATTGTCGCCAACTACACGCCGGCCTCTGTAGTTGAGGAGGACAACAAGCCTGCCTGGGAGTTTGCAGTCATAAACGGAAGTATTGTGAATGATGAAAACGTAATAAACGCCTCCATGAACCGTTCGCCCTGGATCGAAGTTGAAAAGAGAGTATCAGTCCTAAACAGGCTGGAATACAACCTCTCCGCTCAGCCCTCTAAGAGTGTTCCTATGGTCTACGGCGTTCTGAGGAGTAACTTACCCGTGGGTGGCTACTTCAAAGTGTCTGTTCCAAGTGGTGAGGGAGACCTCTCGTTTGTGATTATCTCTGGAACCCAAAAACGGGCGCTCTTCGTATATCGTGAAGCAGGAAGCAAAGTCAGGGCGGTTATGGTTTACAACAACTCCAGCATAGAGCCGACTTATTACTCTGGCGACGCCAATTCAGTTGCGGTGCCCCTAGAGACACTGTTCGGAAATCCCAGCCCGGGAGATACGATCGCCATATGGTTTGTCTCCATCAATGGGTGGGAGCGGAGCTCTGTGGAAATGAAGTTTGAACCTTCTCTAGGGGTCGTACTGGCTCCAAAATTTGATGCGATTATATTAAAACTCTGGGTGTGGGATGACTCATGAGGCGGAGAGGTTTTGTATTCACCCTAGACGCTCTCCTTGCCCTCTTCCTTGTCATAATCGTCATGGCGAGTGTAGTTACCGTAACTGAGAGCAAGCCGTACTCAACTTACCTCCGCTCCCAGTCTAAGTACGCGGCCGAGAACATCCTTAGGGTGCTCCAGATTACTCCCCTGAGTCATTTAGTTCCGAAAGAGAAAATCGAAGAATGGGAGACAGGTTCTGAAACCGAAAAAGTACTTTATCTTGATCTCGTCAGTCCGGACATGCCAGTTCTTGATATAATCGCGACTTACTGGGCGACTGAGCCAATATATCCAAATAGACATCTGAGATCCAAAGCCGAAGAGATAGCCCGTTATGTCCTAGATCGGGCCCTTAAAGGCTACCGCTATGAGCTTATAATAAACAACTACACTGTGCCATACATAGCTGGGGCGAACGCTAACTACTCTTTGGCCTCTGACGTTTCATCTGCCACCATAGTGCTAAGCGGCTACAAATACAACCAGACGCCGAGGGGGTATATGGCTAGGGCGTATATAACGAAGGCAACTGTTGTCAGGGAAGACCTTTATGGGTGGTTTAGAGTTCTTGCTGGTGCTGATTGGGGGCATAATGGTCCGCTCAACCAGCTTGTTATAAAAAGGGCGATAACTTTGCCAAGCGATGCTAGTATAATCTATTCGGATGGAAAGTTCGTCTCTAGGCAGGGGGAGTATATAGATCTGTACATAAACGGTCAGCATGTTGCGGGAGAATACAACAAAATAGACATTGACCACCTTGAGGGATACTTGCATGGGGGCGACAATACGGTGACTCTCGTGTTCTCCCACGCCAAGGGAAACGAGATAGGATCGGCAAGTGGTACCACACTTTACGTTAAGTACCGGAGCAACAGCCTCGATGTTGAAGATCCGGGGTTGGTCAAGGTGTACGATGTTACATCTAAGACAACTGGAATGATGTATTTATTTGAGATGTTCGTCCCTGGCAATATAACTAGAATAAACATGCACTTCAAAATTAAAAACGTTGGCAACGTTAATCTCTATTTTGGTCTTGGCGGGAACTTGGTTCCCCTATTAACGAAGAGTGGGAATACCAACGGCGATGCTGTCGTTGATTTCACGGACAACGAAATAAAGGCGGCATTGAGGAGAATTGGGATTACATATGATAACCTGACAAAGATGGTGTTTGACTTTGTAGTTGGGTTTGATGCTTATTACAAGAAAGGTACATGGTACTACGAAGGCGGAGATAACTACAATGATAATGCAAACAGGGAGAGGAAGGTGTATGGATATCCAGATTCATACGTTAGGATTGATTACGTCCCAACTGCAATAGTGACAGAATATAGCATTCCTCTCTCGGTGTACTTCCCGTATGGTGATAGCAGGGTGACGTACAACGGTAACGGTCTTCAGGTCACGTATTCTCTCCCCAGCTATGCCGAGCCGTGGTACGCCGACTTTTGGGTAGGGTATCAGTTCTGGGACTACACAACACAGCAAGAACTGTGGGAAAACGGAAGGATGTTCTACTCTGGTCCCCTGGGAAGGTATGCTATTAGAGTCGCCTATACGAGGCTCTACGACTGGATGATGGTTCCTGGACAGCAGAATACCTTTGAGATTAGGATGACAAACGGCGATTCACGAGTTAGGGATGGGGAGACTAGGGGTATTATAAAATACTTTATAAGGGGCTATGTGGGCTATGGTGACATCTTCCCGTACCTGATGCAGGGCTATCCGAACTATAAGGGGTACAACCTGACCTATTACTACACCGATGGAACGGGCACGTATGAGAGCACAGTTAAAATTGGTCAGCCACCATATTATTCCCTGTCAATATACGACCTTGATCCCACCAAGTATGCAGTTGACGATGCCATATTCAGGCTGTTTGAACGTCTCGGTGGAAAGGGAACATCCGATTCGCCAATTGAGGTGAGGCTTCCTGAGAGCGTTAACATAGACTTTGCACCGATGGGCAACATACCGGGACTGTTTGAACCAATTCAAATAACGCTCCGCGTCTGGAGGGAGGGCTGATGAGGAGGAGGGGCTTTTTCATAAACTCCGCTGTCATAGTCCTAATAATCCCTCTTCTTCTCCTTTTGGCAACCTATGAAGATGTTTCCTCTTTTATAGTCCACTCCCAGAGCGTCAGAGTTCAATCGGAGAGGACATACAACGTGGTTAATTCTGTCACTCTGGACTTCCAGAAAGCTCTGAAGATATCGGGAAAGAGGGCATTGGTCGCTGCCGTTGATTACGTGGTGAACACGGGTAACTTCCTTAACACCGATGCCGACAAGGCTATTAAAGAACTTGTCCTTCAAGGTCAGTTGCCTGGTGTGAATTATGATTTTGATAGAGTTATGAAAGATCAAAGCATCAAGACATGGGTGAGTAATATATCTGCTATTCTGAAATCCCAGGGTTTCAGAGTTCAGGAATCTCCTGATGAGGTTATTAACAACATTGACATGACAGTTGCACTCCTCGATGCTTTTACCGTTGTGATAAAGGCAAGGATAACCAATATAACAATAGTTGACATGCTCGGACAAGTTGTTTACCAGGGTCCAATACCCTCTTCGGGAGACTATCTTTACGCTTTTATAGATATTAATGGCCTCGAGGACCCACTTCACTCCGCAAAATCTAGGGGCAAATATTTCAGATCAATACAGGCCTGTGAGTATCCGTATCCCAAGCTAATACCTCCGTTTTCACTGGCAAACGGTACCGGACAGGGGAGTGGGGTTGTCGTT
This Thermococcus stetteri DNA region includes the following protein-coding sequences:
- a CDS encoding FtsZ/tubulin family protein — protein: MKALIIGVGQCGTKIADLFALVDFDAVALNTSRGDLEYLKHIPQDRRILIGESITGGKGVNANPLLGREAMKRDLPMVMKKIGSIVGYDEVDIFFLTFGFGGGTGAGGTPVLAEALKEEYPDSLVVAIGALPLKEEGIRPTINAAITIDKLSKIADSIIAIDNNKLRDSGDDISRAYEKINYTIVERIASLLALVDVPGEQTLDASDLKFVLKAFGSFATVGYAKAEASKVKNLSRLILKSFESEGLYLDANIESALYGLVAIHGPSEVLRANDIFEALDYLTSKIRGKQIFRGFYPDPRERDVEVVTLLSGIYESKSIEEIVRIAKEYAKSFMEAKNEAEMKKRELLSGLPDFDDLYPSVSMEDSPGLAKILEDVDKDIPPVSKLRRVNE
- a CDS encoding prenyltransferase/squalene oxidase repeat-containing protein, translated to MRSFGKVIVLLLFLLLVPYSQAAVLDDAHEFLYSGGESHDQVPLKALALMALTSSLGKVQDEPDLELEVEKLTAELVDLQNPDGGWGRYKNEVSSPQDTAMALIALVRVRKAAKEYPTVTLPATIHSAIAKGRTYLMESFSSYGWGYTKASKPDFYPTVLSVWALGEMGYKYRTSYHVKKAVDYLATFKNIPPDHLALRLIAYYYVGYTNVSNDLARCKELLEGSSINARQRAMLTYALLLYKPEFDFETVKFLTILETMGDKNGTYVLTSDEKPFMGSSTLVGTAYAVMAFALLTDKRVGSETIINPEYKLCDELLSTRYPNGAWPMYPGGEPNAEATYYALRAVSKCEHVHSEELISEGVSWAKSHLPVAMKSAEFYRTITGDYYYTVKILAEFGNLSESERSALVSFTLSIRDKSGLWRGALFIPQPYETALAVDILQTLGYNGKEVSNAKTWLLSLSRAGFGFSISYPVPKIVTKTVPTTIAVIEAISEPDLVKPHLEWLLSQRLPNGVWGVIGKWVDINGNVNYGEPSVEWTVRVVELLARFGIDVGNDAVTWVIDQALSGNLRTVVDTALALEFISNLNLIPPTTLSEVILNMTPSGWVLNYDDCELAKAVMDYLGQYGYDLAPVGEIGYFEDGNHLILVKLGKLDVSKYNSGVYVSFENGTLKVNDKIYDVSPVVVIVPGRTMNGYVLIVMYSPGAEDIVLNIFKYGMFRYLHGGYIVLSGQDVNHNGKIDVKEIKVVAMG
- a CDS encoding TPM domain-containing protein, which translates into the protein MRRRGFVFTLDALLALFLVIIVMASVVTVTESKPYSTYLRSQSKYAAENILRVLQITPLSHLVPKEKIEEWETGSETEKVLYLDLVSPDMPVLDIIATYWATEPIYPNRHLRSKAEEIARYVLDRALKGYRYELIINNYTVPYIAGANANYSLASDVSSATIVLSGYKYNQTPRGYMARAYITKATVVREDLYGWFRVLAGADWGHNGPLNQLVIKRAITLPSDASIIYSDGKFVSRQGEYIDLYINGQHVAGEYNKIDIDHLEGYLHGGDNTVTLVFSHAKGNEIGSASGTTLYVKYRSNSLDVEDPGLVKVYDVTSKTTGMMYLFEMFVPGNITRINMHFKIKNVGNVNLYFGLGGNLVPLLTKSGNTNGDAVVDFTDNEIKAALRRIGITYDNLTKMVFDFVVGFDAYYKKGTWYYEGGDNYNDNANRERKVYGYPDSYVRIDYVPTAIVTEYSIPLSVYFPYGDSRVTYNGNGLQVTYSLPSYAEPWYADFWVGYQFWDYTTQQELWENGRMFYSGPLGRYAIRVAYTRLYDWMMVPGQQNTFEIRMTNGDSRVRDGETRGIIKYFIRGYVGYGDIFPYLMQGYPNYKGYNLTYYYTDGTGTYESTVKIGQPPYYSLSIYDLDPTKYAVDDAIFRLFERLGGKGTSDSPIEVRLPESVNIDFAPMGNIPGLFEPIQITLRVWREG